From a region of the Halorubrum sp. BV1 genome:
- a CDS encoding YeeE/YedE family protein, protein MIDAAVAELLGHGTVDALFPNGVSRYAIGGLFVGLGTALIYLGTGITAGASTFLESTLSYVSGQSRFAQYVSSRDWRLVFTAGIIGGAAVYALIYQGDPWSLAGSGWTTQVSPWRLFVGGILVGIGTRVGKGCTSGHGICGVGSVSRTSLAGVATFLVVAIVTANVVSALGVGL, encoded by the coding sequence ATGATCGATGCCGCCGTCGCCGAACTGCTCGGTCACGGGACCGTCGACGCGCTGTTCCCGAACGGCGTTTCGCGGTACGCGATAGGCGGGCTGTTCGTCGGACTCGGAACCGCGCTGATCTACCTCGGCACAGGGATCACGGCGGGCGCGAGCACGTTCCTCGAGTCGACGCTGTCGTACGTGTCGGGACAGTCGCGGTTCGCGCAGTACGTCTCCTCACGGGACTGGCGGCTCGTGTTCACCGCCGGCATCATCGGCGGTGCCGCGGTGTACGCGCTGATCTATCAGGGCGATCCGTGGTCGCTCGCGGGGAGCGGCTGGACGACGCAGGTCTCGCCGTGGCGGCTGTTCGTCGGCGGGATCCTCGTCGGGATCGGCACCCGCGTCGGGAAGGGGTGTACCTCCGGTCACGGGATCTGCGGCGTCGGGTCCGTCTCACGGACCTCGCTCGCCGGCGTGGCCACGTTCCTCGTCGTCGCTATCGTGACGGCGAACGTCGTCTCGGCGCTGGGGGTGGGACTGTGA
- a CDS encoding YeeE/YedE family protein has protein sequence MPLVLVGGLIFGFGLGYSHMARPEVVLDFLTFTDFGLLFVMFGGSIVAGLAFWTMPKLRSSAPLTGRAYGRRLKSFDRNVLVGGSIFGVGWGLSGICPGAAYASLGVGNWPILYAIAGMFIGAYAQGVWRSRDTPGAAGAAPSDD, from the coding sequence ATGCCGCTGGTGCTCGTCGGAGGCCTGATCTTCGGGTTCGGGCTCGGATACAGCCACATGGCCCGTCCGGAGGTCGTCCTTGACTTCCTAACGTTCACCGACTTCGGGCTGTTGTTCGTGATGTTCGGCGGCTCGATAGTCGCCGGACTCGCGTTCTGGACGATGCCGAAACTCCGCTCGTCGGCACCGCTCACGGGTCGCGCCTACGGCCGCCGGCTGAAGTCGTTCGATAGGAACGTCCTCGTCGGCGGGTCGATCTTCGGCGTCGGCTGGGGGCTCTCCGGGATCTGTCCCGGGGCGGCGTACGCGAGTCTCGGCGTCGGCAACTGGCCGATCCTCTACGCCATCGCCGGGATGTTCATCGGGGCGTACGCCCAAGGCGTCTGGCGAAGCCGGGACACGCCGGGCGCGGCCGGAGCGGCCCCGAGCGACGACTGA